In Fusarium fujikuroi IMI 58289 draft genome, chromosome FFUJ_chr02, the genomic stretch tgctgtgctgtgctgtgctttgctttgccCTGTATCATGTGCTTTGTGGAGAGGAATAACATGACTTTTAATCCATAACCCTACCGTTCCTCGAAAAGGACCGAGACAATTTCATCAATCATAGTAAATACGAGGTGTGCACTATAGGTAGATCGGTTAGTTGAGCTCATACACAAGTTGGCGAAGAAAATATAGACTTACTTCAACCTCGAATTGTTCAACGTCGCAAATATACGACGGCTGGCTGTCTGAGCGTTGACTCTTCCAACAACACTACCTGCGAGATCTGGCACCAGTGTGGCCAGCATCAAGCTCGCCTCGGTCCgtgtctttttcttctcggcaGCTGTTCGCGGTTTGCGATCCCGTTGTAACTGGCCTTCAGGCCATAGACTATCTTGCACCAGCCCAATGTATTTGAGAATGTTTTCGTCTTGAACAAGCATCTTGACATTGTCTCGAACTTTTCTTTCAATCGTTCCACCAAGAAGTTGTTGCAGAACAACTACTACCGCTCTCCCACGGAGCCAATTGTTTCCCTTGTTGAGCTCAAAAATCTCAAGAAAGATGTCGCAAATCGGTTTGATGAACGGTTCAAGTTCCTTATTCTCAAATGCATTCAACTCTgcctcagcttcagcagccGGAAACGTATCTTCGTTAGCATTGAGAGGAACTGCATTGAGCTGGTTAGTAGCCGCTGCAATAAGGTTCTGCCCAGCTTCAGATATCTGGTCCAGTACAGGGATATTTCCAAGGATGTCATCCATTCCATCCGCCACAGAGTCGTACAACCGagtcatcatgtctttcttgtcttcgCGATCCAAGATATCTTGACCTTGGGTGATTACGCTCTGTGAAAGGAAGGCTCTGAGTTCTCGGCTGCGGCAAACTTCTGGTAAAAGAAGTAGGTCTTGTAGATACTGCTCCAGAGCAGTCCGTCGTTTGCGTAGAAACTCGCTCTGGAATTTCATCACCATTCGCCGCCGAGGAAAGTCAAGGTTTCGAACTGAAGGGTATCGGGACCGCAGCTTTTGGTGAAGCTCGTGGAACTCGCTGTATCGCCGCGAAATTACCCATGAAGCTGCAGGCATCTGCTCTCCGGCATTTCTCTGGACTTCAACAACGTAGAGTGCAAACTCTCggccatcctcttctcttcccacTTGGATAGACTTGATTTTGATGGTTGAGCGGCCGTAGAGACTGTTGTCGCTCTCCTGGATCACGTACTGCTGCCGTTGGAGCTCCTTGCGCCTGATCTCCCTGTGTAGAGACGCTTTGGACTTCCTAAGAATGCGCAGCTCAGCAGTATTGTTTGTCAACTCTGCCTTTCGCGTCAACGATTCCACAACTGCTTCCTGCGCCACCAAGCGATCAATGTCGTTTGAGAGGGCAGTGATGGCTTCTGCCAGTCCAAGATCTCCTGGTGCTGCTTCATgcacttcatcttcgtcgtcaggTGGTGGCCCGTCATCTGGATCACCGTCGTCAGGGAGATCTTTGTTGTTATCGCCAAACAGATCGTCGTCAACAAAAACACCGATTCGTGAAGCCGCACTGACGAGACCAAGCGACGAAAGGCTTGGTTTCTCGCCTTCCTTGTTCGCCATAGCAGGTCGAATGCCCATATCCAGAGAGCCACGATGAGATTCGTTATCATTGCCTGAGAAGAGACTTGATGCATTATCATCAATGCCTCCAATACTGCTGCCGCCAGGGCCCCCGAAAAGGGAGGCACGGAGAGCTTCAGCAGTTTGAGGACGATCATCCTCCATGATATCGGTAAAGGCCTGTTCTACTGCCTTGACAACTTGGGTATCTGGTAGTTGTTGACTGTTCGTCTCTGGATCTAGACTCTGGACAGAATCTCCTAGCCCATCAGTATCgacgtcatcgtcatcgaatAGAGGATTAACAGAGCCTTCGTCTAACGAGCGCCTAGCTCGATGTCCATGCCCATTACCATTGGATGTCAAAGATTTAAGATCCGATGCGGATCCTGTACGTTTCCCGGCATTGGATAATTGTGGCGTTAGTCGCGATACGGgccttggctttgctggcAAAGTCTTGCTCGCTCGGTTGGTTGCTGatgcctgtgcctgtgcctgtgcctgtaCCTCTGGCTGTGGTGTCGATCTGAGAGTCTGGATATTGgatgcttcttcagctgcaaGGCATTTGTAAAATAGATCCGACTTCTTGAAACTCTGAAAGAAGCGTGACCGCATTTCCTCAAGGACGGCGCTCTGGGCCTTCAAGATAGCTCGCCGCGCTCTATAGTATTGTAACGGGGTGGCTGACTTTCCTGCCTTGATGAAGTCCTTGACTTCATTCCTTGAATGCTCCGGGACCTTTAACTCTGGCCTCGAAAGATAGGCCTGGTTAATCTGTTGC encodes the following:
- a CDS encoding related to intermediate filament protein MDM1 — encoded protein: MALKRRDVIVAGLAAFIAWGFAASWSPVLRWAGHAFVAGSLVTLVALLAGLFLVSRRPSDRKLQPHGVTFLDRKSWRLEVQALRQRQSYTPTPINPESPRVSEAIDNLLGLITRDFVNSWYSNISRNPSFSNQVDQAVRQALLSLTDSLRHKDLAELVTSRLVPLLTAHFRDFYEAEKSVRGKKLNRSVTESEELDLAIASKFRDGRLHPAASLSFPDTKMVQQDYLRSLVAKIVPKVLPENMLSSRAVSIIIREIVACAVLFPVIQLLSEPDTWNQLMENLGRSMLQDRSTVRKLRAALDQHAPSTPKASKLASMPRVAPGDSERKFEKFIRAIRKVNNLSDARRFRSEVASQLKRDSLEDNQDQVYLRRLEMGKRLLDQRVNHLAAGGERRPPGPLPLPSTSSSQSKLESAPLVDILRDSSALSYFMEYMDRQNLMPLVQFWLVVDGFRNPLEDDGPDDELPSTLPMWTDADRQDLQQINQAYLSRPELKVPEHSRNEVKDFIKAGKSATPLQYYRARRAILKAQSAVLEEMRSRFFQSFKKSDLFYKCLAAEEASNIQTLRSTPQPEVQAQAQAQASATNRASKTLPAKPRPVSRLTPQLSNAGKRTGSASDLKSLTSNGNGHGHRARRSLDEGSVNPLFDDDDVDTDGLGDSVQSLDPETNSQQLPDTQVVKAVEQAFTDIMEDDRPQTAEALRASLFGGPGGSSIGGIDDNASSLFSGNDNESHRGSLDMGIRPAMANKEGEKPSLSSLGLVSAASRIGVFVDDDLFGDNNKDLPDDGDPDDGPPPDDEDEVHEAAPGDLGLAEAITALSNDIDRLVAQEAVVESLTRKAELTNNTAELRILRKSKASLHREIRRKELQRQQYVIQESDNSLYGRSTIKIKSIQVGREEDGREFALYVVEVQRNAGEQMPAASWVISRRYSEFHELHQKLRSRYPSVRNLDFPRRRMVMKFQSEFLRKRRTALEQYLQDLLLLPEVCRSRELRAFLSQSVITQGQDILDREDKKDMMTRLYDSVADGMDDILGNIPVLDQISEAGQNLIAAATNQLNAVPLNANEDTFPAAEAEAELNAFENKELEPFIKPICDIFLEIFELNKGNNWLRGRAVVVVLQQLLGGTIERKVRDNVKMLVQDENILKYIGLVQDSLWPEGQLQRDRKPRTAAEKKKTRTEASLMLATLVPDLAGSVVGRVNAQTASRRIFATLNNSRLNAHLVFTMIDEIVSVLFEER